The Salegentibacter sp. Hel_I_6 region ATCTGGCTCATGGAGTAAGAAATACAGCTGGAGGATTGCGCTATACCTTGTATCTTTTTATGACAGATCTTCACCAAATTGATAAGGTGATTTACCAACCAGCAGGCTATTTTATGGCGCCAAATTATGAAGAAACGGTAGGAGATGTTCCTAATGTGCTTTTTGGGAACGGTTGGATTACTGATGATGACGGGAAAGTGTTTATTTACTACGCTTCCTCAGATACCAGGTCTCATGTAGCCGTTTCCTCGGTAGAGAAGTTACTGGATTACGTGATAAATACCAGGCAGGATAAATATACTTCTGAAGAATCGGTTAAAGCAATCCTTCAGCAGGTTGAAAAGAATAAACTGATCACAGAAAAATAAATGCAGGCAGTAACGGGAAAGATTCAACAAGAGTTGGAAATTGAACTTCAAAATATTTTATCCTATTGGAGGGAGTATAGTATTGATGAAGCTCATGGCGGATTTGTGGGCAAAAGAGACCACTATAACAAGCTGGTTGAAAACGCAAATAAGGGTATAATTCTTAATACCCGGTTGCTATGGAGCTTTGCTGCAGCCTGTAATTTTAATGATGATTCCCGATTAAAAACGCTGGCAGATCGTGCTTATGAATATTTGGAAGCCCATTTTTATGATAAGGTAAATAAAGGGTTTTTCTGGAAAGTAGATTATTTAGGAAGTCCTGTAAATAACAGGAAGCAAATTTATGCCCAGGCTTTTAGCATTTATTCTTATGCTGAATATTTTAAATTGTCGGGAGATGAACAGGCAAGAGAAAGAGCGCTGGAAACTTTTTTCCTCATTGAGAAAAACGCCAGGGATTTAAAGGAGAACGGTTATTTTGAAGCTTTTCAGGAAGATTGGAGCCCTATAGAAGATGTGCGTCTTAGTGCGAAAGATCAAAATGCTCCTAAAACAATGAACACCCATTTGCACATTCTGGAAGCTTACACCACTTTACTGCAAATAACTGGTAATACTAGGGTTAAAGAAGCTTTAGAAAACCTGGTGAAGCTTTTTCTTTCAAATTTCCTCGATAATAGATCAGGACATTTTAGATTATTTTATAGCAAAAATTGGTTGTTGCAAAGCCCGGTTATCTCTTACGGCCACGATATTGAAGCCACCTGGTTACTTATAGAAGCCGCGAAAATGACCGGCGATTCGGGATTGATGGATCAAACTACGCAAGCTGCAATTCTTGTAGCAGATAAATTTCTAGAAGAGGCCTATGTGGAGAACAAAGGAGTTATTAATGAAAAGAACCTGGAAACCGGGGAAACTGATTTAGACAGGCACTGGTGGCCGCAAGTAGAAGCTATGCTGGGTTTACAATATGCTTTTAATATTTCTGGAGATAAGAAATACCAGGCTGCGATATTGGATATCTGGGATTTTACTCGAAACAATTTAATAGACAGGCAAAATGGCGAGTGGTTTTTTAGAATAGACCAGACCAATAAACCTTATACACAAGAAGATAAACTAAGCATGTGGAAAGCACCTTACCATAATTCCAGGGCGCTAATGATGCTTTTAAAAGAAAAAAGATGAAAAAACTTAGCTATTTTTTATTGGTATTTGTGCTGTTAACAGCCTGTAGTAAGGATGATGAGATAATTAACGAACCAGACGAGGAACAGGAAAACCCTGAAGAAGAAATTCCAGAAGAACCTGAAGAAGAAACTCCAGAAACTTATGCTTTTGCGCCGGAAGAAACACTAAGTTATATGGTAGATGCATCGGCAACTGCTGAAACGGTTGCTTTATTTTATAACCTAAAATCGGTTTCAGATAATCATTTTATAGTAGGCCAGCAGGATGCATTCAGCTCGTTCTTTGAAGGAAATGATGGTTTTTCTGATATGAAAAAAACAACACTAAGCGATCCCGGCTTGTTGGGTTCAGACTTTATGTTTATAACCGATGATCAAAACGATGGTACTGCACAGAACTGGTTTTTTCAGCAGGAGCAACAAATTATAAATGATGCCTTACGCGCTTATAATAGCGGAATGATTAATGCCTTCACCTGGCATCTTAGGGAGCCCTATGAAGGAGAGGCCTTTTATTCCGATGAAATGACCGAATTTCAAAGGCAAAATGCTTTTAAAAGTATTCTTCCCGGTGGCGCAAATCACGACTACTATAAACAGAAACTGGATAAGGTTGCTGAAGTTTCTCTGAATATGATAGGAGAAGACGGTACGCTTTCTCCCATTATTTTTCGACCATTTCACGAGTTTGAAAAAGACTTTTTCTGGTGGGGTGCTGCTTACAGTACTCCAGAAGAATTTAAAACCGTATGGCGTTTCACGGTAGATTATTTAAAGAATGAAAAAAATGTTCATAACCTGCTTTATGCATTTTCTCCCGATAATTCTTACTTAACCAAATCTGCTTACCTGGAAAGATACCCCGGCGATGAATATGTAGATATTTTGGGAATGGATAATTATGGCGATCTTATAGCCCAGGATGGTTCCGGTTTAAATGCTGCCAACCAAAAATTACAAGTCGTTTCAGATCTTGCCAAAGAGAGGGTAAAAGTGGCTGCACTTACAGAAACGGGTTATTTTGTAACCCCTTCCCAAACCACCCTGGCCGAGAAGTTTTATTCTGAAAACCTTTATGGGGTACTCACAAATAACGAGGTGAATATTGGGTTTTTAATGTTCTGGCAAAATTATCAGGATTCATATAACGTACCGGTGCCCGGAATGGATGGTGCTGAAGATTTTATGGCTTTTATAGAAAAGGAAGAGCCATTGTTATTAGATGATATGCACGATTTCTACAGTCTCCCAAACTAATTTTGTGTCGTAAAACTTGAAGCTGGCAAGCCTGCTGCGTTAAAAATATTGGAGCTTGCTGTATTCTGCCAGGAGTACCTTACAAAAACAGGGCTCCTGATTGCTTTGGCTTTTAAATGAATTATATTGTTTTTAATTTCCATTCTGGCAGGATAGAATTCTTTATTTGATCCGGCAATCTCAAACTGAGATTCTGGATTTTCCGGATCAATTTTTAGTCCTTCTGAATACTTAAAATGTACTTTCACTATTTTTCCTTCAGTGGTTATATGATCAAACTGAGGGGCGTGGGCTTTAATCTTTTTTCCGTAAACTTCAGCTAAAGCCAGGTTAGCAAACCTTATTCCAGGTGTGAGTTTATCTTGTGGATGGATGTCGTGAATATTTCCTACATCACTGGTCATCACCATTCCTGTTTTAGATAATTTTAAAACCTTTCGTTGCGCATCTCTTACCTTTACCCCGGCAAATCCCTCGCCATAATCAAAGGGTGCAATTTGAGCATAGTAGAAAGGTAGATCTTCTTCCCATTTGCTTCTCCAGCTTTTAACTAAACTGGAAAAGATCTTTTCGTAGTAATCAGCATTAGCGGTATTAGATTCTCCCTGGTACCAGAGTATCCCTTTAATCTTCATGGAAGTTAAGGGGTGGATCATAGCATTGTATAACAGGGCAGGTTTGTTTGGGCCCCATTCATTATCATCCAGCATTGCAGCAGCTTTCTTTAAATTTTTATTTTCGTGGAACAATTCCCCGGGCATCCAGACTTCGGCTGGTGTGCCTCCCCAACTGGAATTTATAATTCCAATGGGTACATCCAGATCTTCCTGTAATTTTTTAGCAAAAAAGTAGCCAATTGCGCTAAAATACTTCATCGTTTCCGGTGAACTGTCTACCCAACTCCCTTCTAAATCTATTTGTGGTGAATCGGCTGTTCTGTGATCAACGCTAAAAAACCTAATGTTTTTATTCGTTGAATTTTCAATAGCAGTTTCAGCATTGGTTATACCGGCGGAGGCACTCCATTCCATATTAGATTGCCCGGAAATTAACCAAAGCTCACCCAGTAACAGGTTTTTTAAGCTGACCTCATTATACCCTTGAATAATCAATTCTTGTGGGCCTTCTTTTGAATTCGTTTTAATTTCCAGGCTCCATATCGCATTTTTATCGGCTTTAGTAGTGAAAATTTCATCACTCCAGGTAGAGCTTATTTCAATCTCTTCTCCCGGTTTCGCCCATCCCCAGATTTTTACGTTGGCCTCACGTTGCAATACCATATTATCTCCAAAAATAGCAGGTAGGCTAACATTCGCTCTAGCCGGGAACTGAAAGAAAAGACACGCGGCTAAAAAGAATAATAATTTCTGCATCACTTACGATTTTAAAAGATTTGTAAAAAATGGAATAAGTTGCCTGGCCATTGCTTCGTGATCATTGATGTCCGGATGCCCGGTACAACCTCCTGGTGCAATATTTGTAAATTGAAAAATTGCAATCTCTTTTTCAGAAAATTCATTCTGTATTTCTTTAAAGACTTCGGCAAGCACAGCTTTCTGTTCAGGGTTTAGCATTGGGCTGTCCAATAATGAGATTTTTACATCAGGATATTTTGAAAAAAGCATTTCAACAAAGTTGATATAGGAAGTGGTAAATTTTTCCCTGCTAAAGGTTGTGCGTTCTTTTTCCCCGTCACCCAAAGAAAAATCGTTTGTTCCAAGGGCGATACTTATAATATTAGGGGAATCTTCAAAATTTGCTTTTTCTTCAGAATTGGCGTTTAAATAAAGATTTTCATACACATCTGGCATTACCGGTTGATCCTCATCGTTCCAGTTGCGATACATTCCCATTCCCGAAACACAATTTAGTTCAAAATCAGTATCCAGTGCCCGCGCAATTCTGGGTCCATAAGCCATATAGGCATTGTGCTGATCGTACCATTCTCCATCGCCGCAAGGAATTTCAAGGGTATCTGCGCCCATTCCGCAGGTAATAGAATTGCCAATAAATTCAATTTTCGGCTTTTCGGCAACCTTTATTTCATCAATATCAAATGCTTTTATTTTATTTATAATTAATGCCCCAATAGTAGCTTCTGTAGCTTTGAAAATGGATATTTTATGAAAATCGGTAGTATCGGGAAGGGAAAATTTTAGTGGAATACTGTCTACTTTAAACCTGCCTTTATAGGTTTCATCAATTTCAAGATTGATATATGCATGATCTGTTCCAGTTAGATCGAAATCAATAATCAATGTATCAGATTTTGCTTTAAAATGAATGGCCGAAGCCGAGTTAATCAATACCAGGCTGGAATCATTCTGGACTGAAGTCCTGCCCGAAACTGAAATTTCCTGCAAGGTGGCACTAAAGGAAGTACGTTTTTTTTCTTTTGTTTCATTGCAACTTGAAAGGCTAATAATTAGAGTCAGAAAAGTAACAAATTTATTCATTTAGGCTGTTTTAAGCGAATTTAAAGCTTTTGAGCTATAGTTTTCAGTACGATTTTTTCAATCTTGAATAGCATTTTTTCAATTAATATAAATCCCACTACCACCAAAGTGTTTTGAAAAAAATCATTTTTAAATATTTTTCAATAATTCCAATCATTTACTGATTATATCACACTGTTTTATTTCTTTTGCTGTTAAATATTTCCTCCAATAAGATTTGATTTCTTTTTCTCAATTAGTTTGTTTTCTAAACCAATATTTATTCAAAATGGAAGAAAACAAAAAAATTGAGGATCTCTTAATGGATATTAAAGGCCTCCTGGGAACCAACAAAAAGGTAATGAACGTGGAAGATCTGGCACAATACACCGGACTCTCCAAAAGTAAGATCTACAAGCTTACGCATCTGCGGCTTATCCCGATGGGGAATAATCCTAACATTCGTCAGAAATTTTTCGACAAGGAAAAGATCGATGCCTGGCTCCTGGGAGAGCCGGACCTGTCCGATGCCTTCCTGGAAGATCAGTTCAATAAGGGCCTGATAAAAAACCGGAAATAGGCTCTTGCCTTTTACTCATCCTTTAAAAATTTTAAGATGAAAAAGCTAACCTATATCCGGGTGGGTACTTGTTACTATAAATTAGTTCAGCTGCCCACTATTGCCGGGGATTTTAATGAAATTTTGGTTCCGTGGAGTATTGAGGCCTTGCGTAATGATCACGGAAAGGGTTTTATTGGAAAAATTAGAAAATATGATGGCTTTACCTGTATTCCTAGCCACCTGGATTTTAAGCAAGAGGTCTTTGGGTTTTATAACACCTATGCTCCTTTGCCTCACACGCCGACAAATGGTTCCATCGACTATTCATTGCGATTTGTCAATCATATTTTCGGAAACCAGTTTGAATTAGGACTGGATTATTTGCAGCTTTTATACCTGAAACCTATTCAGATCCTGCCCATCTTGTGTTTGGTTTCAAAAGAAAGGGTGACCGGAAAAACTACTTTTCTCAAATGGTTAAAGGCTATTTTTGATAGTAACCTGACCTACCTTACCAATGATAACTTCAGCAGCCAGTTTAATGCAGACTGGGCAAACAAAATGCTTATTTGTATAGATGAAGTACTGTTCAATAAGGAAGAACTTACCGAGCGAATTAAATACCTCAGTACTACCGATTATAATAAAATGGAGGCTAAAGGCAAAGATAAGCGTGAACTTGAATTTTTTGGAAAGTTTATCCTCTGTAGTAATAATGAAGATAACTTCATAAAGATCGATAGCGATGAAACCCGTTTTTGGGTGCTTAAAATACCTTCCCTTAAAGCTGAAGAAACCCAATTTTTAGAACATCTAAAAAAAGAAATTCCGGCTTTCTTGTTTTACCTGCAGCACCGGGAATTAGCTACAGCCCATAAAACCCGAATGTGGTTTACCCCGGAACAGATTAGGACCAATGCCTTGCAAAATTTAATGCGCAATAACAGGAACCGGGTAGAAAAGGAACTTGCCAGTATGCTTCTAAGTGCTATGGAAACTTTTGATTTGGAAGAAGTACATCTATGCCCTATGGATGCGCTCCAAATTTTAAACCACACCCGGGTTAGGACCGATCTTACCCAGTTGAGACAAATTCTTAAAAATGACTGGAAATTAAAGAACCAGGATAATTCCCGGACCTATCAAAAAATGGTCATGTGGACGAATGGTCTGGCACCAATTCCCGGTAAAGGTCGCTACTATACAATTGAGAAATCATTCTTGCTTGGGAATTTTGAAGATTTGGAAAACGATGAAACGATGCAGAAGTGATGCGGGCCGTGAGATCAATGTTATTAAGGCTTACGGGAAGATCTGCATCAAAGCAACAAATTTTGTATACAACAAAGGAGAAAAGCCTCCGGTAATTTCTTCTTTTTTTGATGAATTGATGCAAGATAGAAATAAGACCAGTAATACTGGGGATTTTCAGCCGCATCGTTTCCGCATCACTTTGTCATCAAAAATCAAACGATGCGGAAACTTGAATCTATATGATAGTATCTAATGGGAAAATGAAAAGTAATGGAAAACACAGAAATAACAAAAAGCTGGGAAAAAGCCCGTAATATTTGCATCGTAAAAACGCTTGCAAAATTAGGGCACTTTCCCAGCAGGATATCGGAAAAAGAAGCTTGGTTTCTGAGTCCCCTGCGGTCAGAAACACAAGCCTCTTTCAACGTCTCTTTACATAAGAACCTGTGGTATGATTTCGGAATTGGAAAAGGAGGTTCTATCATAGATCTTATAATGCTAATGAAATCCTTTTCGATAAAGGAGGCGTTGGAATATTTAAAGAGCGATATGGAGTCATTTTCCTTTAGCTCTATAAAACCTGAAGGTCGTTTGAAACGAGCAAAAATTCGAATCCTGGATATTGAATTTATTTACCTGCAGGGGTTAATTGATTACTTGAAATCCCGGAATATACCTTTTGAGATCGGCAGAAAATACTGCAGACAGATTTGGTATGGATTTAAAACAAAACGATTTTTTGCCATTGGACTCCAAAACCATCTGGGAGGTTGGGAACTTAGAAATAAATACTTTAAAACTTCCAGTAGTCCTAAAACCTTTTCACTTTTTGAAAGAGGAGCCAAACAGCTACTTATCACGGAAGGGATGTTTGATTTTCTTTCCCTGGCAACCATCGATGAAGATTTGGTACAAAACTCAGACTGCATCATTTTAAATTCCCTGGCTTTTTTGGAAAGGATTAAAATGTTCATCCCTAAATATGAAAAGGTCCTGATTTATCTGGATAATGACCCGGCAGGCAAAAAAGCAGCTGGTTCGCTTTTAAATCAATTTGAGAATATTACAGATTGTAGTAATTCCTACTCTGGCTATGTAGATCTAAATGAGAAATTGAAAGCTGAAAAATCCTCGATTTTAAAATAATGATGCGTTGGTAATTGGTAAATGCCTATCGGAGAATTTCAGTTGAAAGGGAAAAGCAAGATGTGTCATTGTAATGACAATCTTGCTTTGCGCCCGATGGTTGCAAAGGTTTTAAAAAGAAAAAAATGAAAAGGGAATACATCCAGGTTCGATGCTCGATCTACGAGAAGAAGCTGCTCCAAAGAAGAGCGGCCAGGGCAGGAATTTCCCTTTCAGAATATATCCGAGCTACGGCCTTTGATAAAAATATTGTGGAACGGATCACTCCGGAACAACTGGAGACTTACAAGATGCTGGTCCAGTACAAGAACAATTTTACCCGCATTGGAAATATGTTTAGAAAGCGAGATCCAAAGCTGGCCAGGGAAGTGGAAGACCTGGCGAAAGAAATCAGAACGCACTTAAAAAACTTTAAAAAATGATTGGGAAGGGACACGCCGTTTCCGGCACCAGGGTATCGATATCCTATGGCTGGAACCAGGAAAAAGAGGCTGAAGTCGTGCTTAGAGAACACGTGGCCGGAGATACTCCCGCTGAGATAGCCGAAGAGTTTAGGATTATCCAGTCGCAAAACCTGCGATGTACCAATAACACCTTAAGCTTTATCGTAAGCCCGACGATTGAGGACGGAAAAGATTTAAGCAAAAAGGAACTGGAAGAACTCGCTAAAAAATTTTTAAAAGAGATGAACCTGCAAAACAATCAATCTATTGGATTTGTGCATCGGGATAAAGCGCATACCCACGTTCATATTTATACCAATAGAATTGGTTTTGATGGTAAAGCCTATAACGACAGCTTTATCGGAAAACGAAGCCAGATCGCTGCCGATAATGTAGCAAAAGAATTAGGGCTGACCAGGGTTCGAGAAGTACAGCAGGAAAGACTTAATGAGTTAAAGGGCCTCAGACAGGAAATCAAAAATATACATGACCGGGTACTTCAGTCGAGGCCAAAATCGCTAGATGAATATATAAGCAAAATGAAAACGCAAAAGGTAGATGTAATCCCAACCATCAATAAATCTAACCAGCTGCAGGGCTTTCGGGTGGAATACAAAGGGGTAAACCTTAAAGCAAGTGAAGTGGACCGATCAATGAGCGGGAATAGGTTAATTCCCGCGATCTCGCAGAACAGAAGTTTAACAAGAGGAATGGAAGCACCAAAAGACCTGCAAGTTTTAAATAAAACGGTAGAATTAAGCAGCAAC contains the following coding sequences:
- a CDS encoding AGE family epimerase/isomerase — protein: MQAVTGKIQQELEIELQNILSYWREYSIDEAHGGFVGKRDHYNKLVENANKGIILNTRLLWSFAAACNFNDDSRLKTLADRAYEYLEAHFYDKVNKGFFWKVDYLGSPVNNRKQIYAQAFSIYSYAEYFKLSGDEQARERALETFFLIEKNARDLKENGYFEAFQEDWSPIEDVRLSAKDQNAPKTMNTHLHILEAYTTLLQITGNTRVKEALENLVKLFLSNFLDNRSGHFRLFYSKNWLLQSPVISYGHDIEATWLLIEAAKMTGDSGLMDQTTQAAILVADKFLEEAYVENKGVINEKNLETGETDLDRHWWPQVEAMLGLQYAFNISGDKKYQAAILDIWDFTRNNLIDRQNGEWFFRIDQTNKPYTQEDKLSMWKAPYHNSRALMMLLKEKR
- a CDS encoding glycoside hydrolase family 26 protein — protein: MKKLSYFLLVFVLLTACSKDDEIINEPDEEQENPEEEIPEEPEEETPETYAFAPEETLSYMVDASATAETVALFYNLKSVSDNHFIVGQQDAFSSFFEGNDGFSDMKKTTLSDPGLLGSDFMFITDDQNDGTAQNWFFQQEQQIINDALRAYNSGMINAFTWHLREPYEGEAFYSDEMTEFQRQNAFKSILPGGANHDYYKQKLDKVAEVSLNMIGEDGTLSPIIFRPFHEFEKDFFWWGAAYSTPEEFKTVWRFTVDYLKNEKNVHNLLYAFSPDNSYLTKSAYLERYPGDEYVDILGMDNYGDLIAQDGSGLNAANQKLQVVSDLAKERVKVAALTETGYFVTPSQTTLAEKFYSENLYGVLTNNEVNIGFLMFWQNYQDSYNVPVPGMDGAEDFMAFIEKEEPLLLDDMHDFYSLPN
- a CDS encoding primase-helicase family protein, encoding MKKLTYIRVGTCYYKLVQLPTIAGDFNEILVPWSIEALRNDHGKGFIGKIRKYDGFTCIPSHLDFKQEVFGFYNTYAPLPHTPTNGSIDYSLRFVNHIFGNQFELGLDYLQLLYLKPIQILPILCLVSKERVTGKTTFLKWLKAIFDSNLTYLTNDNFSSQFNADWANKMLICIDEVLFNKEELTERIKYLSTTDYNKMEAKGKDKRELEFFGKFILCSNNEDNFIKIDSDETRFWVLKIPSLKAEETQFLEHLKKEIPAFLFYLQHRELATAHKTRMWFTPEQIRTNALQNLMRNNRNRVEKELASMLLSAMETFDLEEVHLCPMDALQILNHTRVRTDLTQLRQILKNDWKLKNQDNSRTYQKMVMWTNGLAPIPGKGRYYTIEKSFLLGNFEDLENDETMQK
- a CDS encoding sialate O-acetylesterase, which translates into the protein MQKLLFFLAACLFFQFPARANVSLPAIFGDNMVLQREANVKIWGWAKPGEEIEISSTWSDEIFTTKADKNAIWSLEIKTNSKEGPQELIIQGYNEVSLKNLLLGELWLISGQSNMEWSASAGITNAETAIENSTNKNIRFFSVDHRTADSPQIDLEGSWVDSSPETMKYFSAIGYFFAKKLQEDLDVPIGIINSSWGGTPAEVWMPGELFHENKNLKKAAAMLDDNEWGPNKPALLYNAMIHPLTSMKIKGILWYQGESNTANADYYEKIFSSLVKSWRSKWEEDLPFYYAQIAPFDYGEGFAGVKVRDAQRKVLKLSKTGMVMTSDVGNIHDIHPQDKLTPGIRFANLALAEVYGKKIKAHAPQFDHITTEGKIVKVHFKYSEGLKIDPENPESQFEIAGSNKEFYPARMEIKNNIIHLKAKAIRSPVFVRYSWQNTASSNIFNAAGLPASSFTTQN
- a CDS encoding AlpA family transcriptional regulator; translation: MEENKKIEDLLMDIKGLLGTNKKVMNVEDLAQYTGLSKSKIYKLTHLRLIPMGNNPNIRQKFFDKEKIDAWLLGEPDLSDAFLEDQFNKGLIKNRK
- a CDS encoding SGNH/GDSL hydrolase family protein; translation: MNKFVTFLTLIISLSSCNETKEKKRTSFSATLQEISVSGRTSVQNDSSLVLINSASAIHFKAKSDTLIIDFDLTGTDHAYINLEIDETYKGRFKVDSIPLKFSLPDTTDFHKISIFKATEATIGALIINKIKAFDIDEIKVAEKPKIEFIGNSITCGMGADTLEIPCGDGEWYDQHNAYMAYGPRIARALDTDFELNCVSGMGMYRNWNDEDQPVMPDVYENLYLNANSEEKANFEDSPNIISIALGTNDFSLGDGEKERTTFSREKFTTSYINFVEMLFSKYPDVKISLLDSPMLNPEQKAVLAEVFKEIQNEFSEKEIAIFQFTNIAPGGCTGHPDINDHEAMARQLIPFFTNLLKS
- a CDS encoding toprim domain-containing protein, which codes for MENTEITKSWEKARNICIVKTLAKLGHFPSRISEKEAWFLSPLRSETQASFNVSLHKNLWYDFGIGKGGSIIDLIMLMKSFSIKEALEYLKSDMESFSFSSIKPEGRLKRAKIRILDIEFIYLQGLIDYLKSRNIPFEIGRKYCRQIWYGFKTKRFFAIGLQNHLGGWELRNKYFKTSSSPKTFSLFERGAKQLLITEGMFDFLSLATIDEDLVQNSDCIILNSLAFLERIKMFIPKYEKVLIYLDNDPAGKKAAGSLLNQFENITDCSNSYSGYVDLNEKLKAEKSSILK
- the mbpA gene encoding mobilization protein MbpA — encoded protein: MKREYIQVRCSIYEKKLLQRRAARAGISLSEYIRATAFDKNIVERITPEQLETYKMLVQYKNNFTRIGNMFRKRDPKLAREVEDLAKEIRTHLKNFKK
- a CDS encoding relaxase/mobilization nuclease domain-containing protein, giving the protein MIGKGHAVSGTRVSISYGWNQEKEAEVVLREHVAGDTPAEIAEEFRIIQSQNLRCTNNTLSFIVSPTIEDGKDLSKKELEELAKKFLKEMNLQNNQSIGFVHRDKAHTHVHIYTNRIGFDGKAYNDSFIGKRSQIAADNVAKELGLTRVREVQQERLNELKGLRQEIKNIHDRVLQSRPKSLDEYISKMKTQKVDVIPTINKSNQLQGFRVEYKGVNLKASEVDRSMSGNRLIPAISQNRSLTRGMEAPKDLQVLNKTVELSSNLSTKIAKELIKGAVKIVRDTGIGYGY